One Amycolatopsis thermophila DNA segment encodes these proteins:
- a CDS encoding FtsW/RodA/SpoVE family cell cycle protein, whose product MLTLEGGGPNGPGRSRRHRLRRRRPWPRLRLPRVPAGAFDLAAVLALLVLAGLGILNLYAVGGLPLADHQAVVVLAGVAGLVVFWRIRARLLTLLGWACYGVAVVALAAVLVVGSEANGAQRWIALSGFTFQPSELAKLGLLIVLAGVAGSNRPDWQRFLFSLVLAAIPIGLTVLEPDLSTATLLVVLTATMMILGRIPARFLVPLFGGALVIAPLAVGLLRPYQIDRLTAFLAATPANSGTGWAVYQAHIALASGGLLGQAGNPMRQLLAEYLPERETDLALASLAEQWGLVAAAAAVAAALVLVWRLAVAARVPRERAGGLVAAGLAVLIGVEAAVSLGGNLGLLPVAGVPFPLVSYGGTAVFVHLVALGIVLAVRRDGARRRLWSAPSWRHARPRLGRFAALALTCLLLVFAGYAWNLQNTQGAALRLAGQSQMTRCITLPAPRGTITDRHGTPLATGVDTQTVLAVPALLRGRPADVDRLAALTGQPADAVQHTLDTLPATTLSTPLADVPPATAGQIAAAGLPGVVLVPKPARRYPEGALLGPMLGFAGIATPTELRRWPGLSPTAIVGRAGLEQSYDAVLRGVDGQDCFTVDPVGEPVAQSTIRAPVPGADLRLSLDLPLQRYLTSTLAGALATEPHGAVGGAVAMDPRTGAVLAMASLPSFDNNAYGPPVDSAALQAAARAPGQPTLEHVTQLAAPPGSTFKLVVAAADLRAPPWDPGAVIPTGGSFTLGGHTFNNWRVLPPQNLVQAIAWSNDVYFYKLAAALGPDALTGTAGEFGVGQPTGIDLPGESAGYLGTPQSVTQAGGTWYGGSTVILGIGQGYLTVTPLQNARWTAAAATGNLVTPRLGMATGSGTYTALPAPRTTPLPFAGLLGPVREGMRAAVTSGTATQLNSLPVPVGAKTGTAQDPSAGGSGLDDWMTAAAPFDSPSIVVTAMVQGHGDGASRTGPVVRQALDYYFAHQQDILATPPVQQVAGG is encoded by the coding sequence GTGCTGACACTCGAAGGAGGCGGGCCCAACGGACCGGGACGCTCCCGGCGCCATCGCCTGCGCCGGCGCCGTCCCTGGCCCCGGCTGCGCCTGCCCCGGGTGCCGGCGGGGGCGTTCGACCTGGCCGCGGTCCTCGCGCTGCTCGTCCTGGCCGGGCTGGGCATCCTCAACCTCTACGCGGTCGGCGGCCTGCCCCTGGCCGACCACCAGGCCGTCGTCGTGCTCGCCGGGGTGGCCGGGCTGGTGGTGTTCTGGCGCATCCGGGCGCGGCTGCTCACCCTGCTGGGCTGGGCCTGCTACGGCGTGGCCGTCGTGGCGCTGGCCGCCGTGCTCGTGGTGGGCTCCGAGGCCAACGGGGCGCAACGCTGGATCGCCCTGTCCGGATTCACCTTCCAGCCCTCGGAGCTGGCGAAACTGGGCCTGCTGATCGTGCTGGCCGGTGTGGCCGGGTCGAACCGCCCGGACTGGCAGCGGTTCCTGTTCTCCCTCGTCCTCGCGGCCATCCCGATCGGGCTGACCGTGCTGGAACCGGACCTGAGCACGGCCACGCTGCTGGTCGTGCTCACCGCGACCATGATGATCCTCGGCCGCATCCCGGCGCGCTTCCTGGTGCCGCTGTTCGGCGGGGCCCTGGTGATCGCGCCGCTGGCCGTCGGGCTGCTCCGGCCCTACCAGATCGACCGCCTCACGGCGTTCCTCGCCGCGACCCCCGCGAACTCCGGCACCGGCTGGGCCGTGTACCAGGCCCACATCGCCCTCGCCTCCGGCGGGCTGTTGGGTCAGGCGGGCAACCCGATGCGCCAGCTGCTCGCGGAGTACCTGCCGGAGCGGGAGACCGACCTGGCCCTGGCGAGCCTTGCCGAGCAGTGGGGCCTGGTGGCCGCGGCCGCGGCGGTGGCGGCCGCGCTGGTGCTGGTGTGGCGGCTCGCGGTGGCCGCGCGCGTACCGCGGGAGCGGGCCGGCGGTCTGGTCGCCGCCGGGCTCGCCGTGCTCATCGGTGTGGAGGCGGCCGTGTCGCTGGGGGGCAACCTCGGCCTGCTGCCGGTGGCGGGCGTGCCGTTCCCGCTCGTGAGCTACGGGGGCACCGCGGTGTTCGTGCACCTGGTGGCGCTCGGGATCGTGCTCGCCGTGCGCCGTGACGGCGCCCGGCGGCGGCTGTGGTCGGCACCGTCGTGGCGGCACGCCCGGCCACGGCTGGGCCGTTTCGCCGCGCTGGCGCTGACCTGCCTCCTGCTGGTCTTCGCCGGCTACGCGTGGAACCTGCAGAACACGCAGGGCGCCGCGCTGCGGCTGGCCGGCCAGTCCCAGATGACCCGCTGCATCACCCTGCCCGCGCCGCGGGGCACGATCACCGACCGGCACGGCACACCGCTGGCGACCGGCGTCGACACCCAGACCGTGCTCGCCGTGCCCGCGCTGCTGCGGGGCCGCCCGGCCGACGTGGACCGCCTGGCCGCCCTGACCGGGCAGCCCGCCGACGCCGTCCAGCACACGCTCGACACCCTGCCCGCCACCACGCTGTCCACCCCGCTGGCCGACGTGCCGCCCGCGACCGCGGGGCAGATCGCGGCCGCCGGGCTCCCCGGCGTCGTGCTCGTGCCGAAGCCGGCCCGCCGCTACCCCGAGGGCGCGCTGCTCGGCCCGATGCTCGGGTTCGCCGGCATCGCCACGCCCACCGAACTGCGCCGCTGGCCCGGGCTCTCCCCCACCGCGATCGTCGGCCGCGCGGGACTCGAGCAGTCCTACGACGCCGTCCTGCGCGGCGTCGACGGCCAGGACTGCTTCACGGTCGACCCCGTCGGCGAACCGGTCGCCCAGAGCACGATCCGGGCACCGGTACCGGGAGCGGACCTGCGGCTGTCGCTGGACCTGCCGTTGCAGCGGTACCTCACCAGCACGCTCGCCGGGGCGCTGGCCACCGAGCCACACGGCGCCGTCGGCGGTGCGGTGGCGATGGATCCGCGCACCGGCGCCGTGCTCGCCATGGCGAGCCTGCCCTCGTTCGACAACAACGCCTACGGCCCGCCCGTGGACTCCGCCGCGCTGCAGGCGGCGGCCCGCGCACCGGGACAGCCCACGCTGGAACACGTCACCCAGCTCGCCGCGCCGCCCGGGTCGACCTTCAAGCTGGTGGTCGCCGCTGCGGACCTGCGGGCTCCCCCCTGGGACCCCGGTGCGGTGATCCCGACCGGTGGCTCGTTCACCCTCGGCGGGCACACGTTCAACAACTGGCGGGTGCTGCCCCCGCAGAACCTCGTGCAGGCCATCGCGTGGTCCAACGACGTCTACTTCTACAAGCTCGCCGCCGCACTCGGACCGGACGCGCTGACGGGCACCGCCGGCGAGTTCGGGGTCGGGCAGCCGACGGGGATCGACCTGCCCGGCGAGAGCGCGGGCTACCTCGGCACGCCCCAGTCGGTGACACAGGCCGGCGGGACCTGGTACGGCGGGTCGACCGTCATCCTCGGCATCGGCCAGGGGTACCTGACCGTGACCCCGCTGCAGAACGCCCGGTGGACCGCGGCCGCGGCGACCGGGAACCTCGTGACGCCGCGGCTGGGGATGGCGACCGGGTCCGGCACCTACACCGCCCTGCCGGCACCGCGGACCACCCCGCTACCGTTCGCCGGCCTGCTCGGCCCGGTCCGCGAGGGCATGCGCGCCGCGGTCACCTCCGGCACCGCGACGCAGCTGAACTCGTTGCCCGTGCCCGTGGGCGCGAAGACCGGCACGGCCCAGGACCCGTCCGCCGGGGGCAGCGGGCTCGACGACTGGATGACCGCCGCCGCGCCGTTCGACTCCCCCTCGATCGTGGTGACCGCGATGGTGCAGGGTCACGGGGACGGCGCTTCCCGGACCGGCCCCGTGGTGCGCCAGGCGCTGGACTACTACTTCGCCCACCAGCAGGACATCCTGGCCACGCCGCCGGTGCAGCAGGTCGCCGGCGGCTGA